A genomic segment from Candidatus Brocadia sinica JPN1 encodes:
- a CDS encoding flagellar biosynthetic protein FliO — MKKKCLLLIFSLSFFVCDKGYCITEKQGSATTGSDSIGVMSPINFPKITKLLKSTGIVIVIIVVTVFILRKKLGIKTGINGRKRYVHIVDTISLGSKKYIHLVKVPGKVLLIGTTNERIQSLTEITEKNIVESIETESKNNEFMRFFKRVSTEQT; from the coding sequence ATGAAAAAAAAGTGCCTGCTGCTAATTTTTTCCCTATCCTTTTTTGTCTGTGACAAGGGATATTGTATAACAGAGAAACAAGGGAGTGCTACTACAGGATCTGACAGTATTGGCGTCATGTCACCTATTAATTTTCCTAAAATTACCAAATTGCTGAAATCAACGGGAATTGTAATCGTTATTATTGTAGTTACGGTTTTTATTTTACGGAAAAAATTGGGAATTAAAACGGGTATAAATGGAAGGAAGAGATACGTTCACATTGTGGATACGATATCTTTAGGATCAAAGAAGTATATTCATCTAGTTAAAGTGCCCGGTAAGGTATTGTTAATAGGTACTACCAATGAGAGGATTCAATCACTTACTGAAATAACGGAAAAAAATATTGTCGAGTCCATAGAAACAGAATCAAAAAACAACGAATTTATGAGGTTTTTTAAACGTGTTTCCACAGAACAAACATAA
- the fliP gene encoding flagellar type III secretion system pore protein FliP (The bacterial flagellar biogenesis protein FliP forms a type III secretion system (T3SS)-type pore required for flagellar assembly.), with amino-acid sequence MRRWLMILIICGMAINFGSLGVVEAAGETSLPLKLTMSIDNLGKPKEVASTLKIVLFLTALSLLPGLLLTMTSFTRIIIVLSFVRKALSFQTLPPNQILIGISLFLTFFVMAPVWKQVNSEALQPYLKEEISQNEALTKGLVPFQKFMLKQTREKDIALFMNIAKMEKPMSVRDIPMHIVIPAFITSELKTSFQMGFLLFLPFLVIDMVVACVLTAMGMVMLPPAMISMPFKLILFVLVDGWQLIIQSLISSLA; translated from the coding sequence ATGAGAAGATGGTTGATGATTTTGATCATTTGTGGAATGGCGATAAATTTTGGTTCTCTGGGTGTCGTTGAGGCTGCCGGTGAAACCTCTTTGCCGTTAAAATTAACGATGAGTATCGACAATCTGGGAAAACCCAAGGAGGTAGCCAGTACCTTAAAGATTGTCCTTTTCTTAACGGCACTCTCCTTATTGCCAGGATTATTATTAACTATGACCTCGTTTACGAGAATCATTATTGTGCTGTCTTTTGTGCGGAAGGCGCTTTCATTTCAGACACTTCCTCCGAATCAGATACTCATTGGCATTTCACTCTTTCTGACATTTTTTGTAATGGCGCCTGTATGGAAACAGGTCAATTCTGAGGCGCTTCAGCCGTATCTGAAAGAGGAGATTTCGCAGAATGAGGCATTAACGAAAGGACTCGTGCCGTTTCAAAAATTCATGCTTAAGCAGACCCGTGAGAAGGATATCGCCCTATTTATGAATATCGCAAAAATGGAAAAACCAATGTCGGTTAGGGATATTCCGATGCACATAGTAATCCCAGCCTTTATTACCAGTGAACTGAAGACTTCATTTCAGATGGGTTTCCTCCTGTTTCTCCCTTTTCTTGTGATTGATATGGTGGTTGCCTGTGTGCTGACAGCCATGGGGATGGTTATGCTTCCTCCCGCCATGATTTCAATGCCGTTTAAGTTGATTCTTTTTGTCCTGGTGGACGGCTGGCAATTGATTATACAGTCTTTGATTTCAAGCCTGGCATAA
- a CDS encoding flagellar biosynthetic protein FliQ, translating into MTTEIVVHIGKELLQITVVLMGPLLVVAMVVGLIVGIFQTISSIHEQTITFLPKIFAVMGVFLLCLPWMLRMITSYTVNLLGNLTRYCQ; encoded by the coding sequence ATGACCACGGAAATAGTCGTCCATATTGGAAAAGAGTTATTACAGATAACGGTTGTTCTTATGGGACCTTTGCTTGTTGTTGCGATGGTTGTTGGTTTGATTGTCGGAATATTTCAGACAATATCGAGTATTCATGAACAAACGATTACTTTTTTACCAAAAATATTTGCTGTTATGGGAGTGTTTTTGCTGTGTTTGCCATGGATGCTGCGCATGATAACTTCTTACACCGTAAATTTATTAGGAAATTTGACCAGATATTGTCAATAA
- the fliR gene encoding flagellar biosynthetic protein FliR — MNIVNDLPFFMAVFFRVGGMMIFAPVFGNANVPLQVRVAIALMFAFILYPSVEKNQFMLPSNIIPYAFVAFKEIAIGAVVGFAASVIFSAFTMAGHLISNQMGLDTAAVVDPTSETGEEEQSISIFYNMIAILIFLTINGHHWFIKTTVQSFGIIPLGSFKYTTVTLSRILSLFKSFFVMGIKISAPSLVVLMLTVVVLGLMTKVAQEINVFIIAFPIKILIGFLILIIALPFVINAMKSYLIPLEQSMMSLLSVI; from the coding sequence TTGAATATTGTAAATGACCTGCCATTCTTTATGGCAGTTTTTTTCCGCGTGGGAGGGATGATGATTTTTGCCCCTGTTTTCGGTAATGCCAATGTCCCATTGCAAGTGCGGGTTGCTATTGCTTTGATGTTCGCCTTCATATTATACCCCAGCGTAGAGAAAAACCAGTTCATGTTGCCATCCAATATTATCCCCTATGCGTTCGTTGCCTTCAAGGAGATTGCGATTGGTGCTGTGGTTGGTTTTGCAGCCTCGGTTATATTTTCAGCCTTCACTATGGCAGGTCATTTGATAAGTAACCAAATGGGACTTGATACTGCTGCGGTTGTTGATCCAACGTCAGAGACTGGGGAGGAAGAACAGTCAATATCGATCTTTTACAACATGATTGCCATTCTTATCTTTCTTACAATTAACGGGCATCACTGGTTTATTAAAACGACAGTGCAAAGTTTCGGAATAATTCCTCTTGGGAGTTTCAAATATACCACGGTGACATTATCAAGAATACTCTCTCTGTTTAAATCTTTTTTTGTGATGGGAATTAAGATATCGGCGCCTTCATTAGTGGTTCTCATGTTAACAGTAGTTGTTCTTGGACTGATGACAAAAGTCGCGCAAGAAATTAATGTATTTATTATTGCTTTTCCTATAAAGATATTAATCGGTTTTTTAATACTCATCATAGCGCTTCCATTTGTAATTAATGCAATGAAATCTTATCTGATTCCTTTAGAACAAAGCATGATGTCGTTGTTGTCTGTTATATGA
- the flhB gene encoding flagellar biosynthesis protein FlhB, whose product MAFGSDTEKTEQPTGKRLNDARSKGSIAFSQDLNNAACLLFGFVLLYALGISTYNGICKTMKLSLGNLVCKDFTADSVVNVIISQVYGLMKILSPILGGLLLIGLVASYLQVGMMFNFGLLKPNLDKLNILSGIKNLFSTKSCIKLIFSVLKLLLVGGVAFFYIRKEFWHTNIIDIIDLSLIEIFGISIKLMYGLALRVSTALFILAVLDFFYQKWQYKRNLRMTKNEVKEERKQLDGDPLIKSKIRSVQRQMAMRRMMASIPTADVVVTNPTHYAVALKYDSTAMKAPTVVAKGADLIAKRIKEIAKKHKIPLVEDKPLAQTLYKTVEIGKEIPQKLYYAVAKVLSYVYQLKKGNQRV is encoded by the coding sequence ATGGCATTTGGTTCTGATACAGAGAAAACAGAACAACCTACCGGTAAACGTTTAAATGATGCACGAAGCAAGGGGAGTATTGCATTTAGCCAGGATTTGAACAATGCGGCTTGCTTATTGTTTGGCTTTGTATTGTTGTATGCTCTGGGTATAAGCACATATAACGGAATATGTAAAACAATGAAATTGTCTCTGGGAAATTTGGTTTGCAAAGATTTTACAGCTGATTCAGTAGTGAATGTTATCATATCTCAGGTTTATGGATTAATGAAAATACTCTCTCCCATTTTGGGTGGATTATTGCTAATTGGATTGGTTGCATCTTATCTTCAGGTAGGCATGATGTTTAATTTTGGGCTGTTGAAACCCAATCTTGACAAACTCAATATTCTATCAGGTATAAAAAATCTTTTTTCGACAAAATCATGTATAAAACTTATTTTTTCCGTGCTAAAACTTCTTCTTGTTGGCGGTGTTGCCTTTTTTTATATCAGAAAGGAGTTTTGGCATACAAACATAATAGACATTATAGACCTGAGTCTCATTGAAATATTTGGGATAAGTATAAAATTGATGTATGGACTTGCCTTGCGCGTATCGACGGCATTATTCATTTTGGCTGTTTTAGATTTCTTTTATCAAAAATGGCAGTATAAACGCAATTTGCGAATGACTAAGAATGAAGTTAAAGAAGAAAGAAAGCAGTTGGATGGCGATCCGTTGATAAAGTCGAAAATCAGATCAGTACAGCGCCAAATGGCTATGAGGCGTATGATGGCATCGATTCCCACGGCAGATGTTGTGGTAACAAACCCAACACATTATGCTGTCGCATTGAAATATGATAGCACTGCGATGAAGGCGCCCACGGTAGTTGCAAAAGGCGCAGACCTGATTGCAAAGCGCATTAAAGAGATTGCAAAGAAACATAAAATTCCGTTAGTGGAAGACAAACCACTTGCACAAACACTCTATAAAACGGTTGAAATCGGAAAAGAAATCCCACAGAAACTGTATTATGCAGTTGCAAAGGTTTTGTCTTATGTCTATCAATTGAAGAAGGGAAATCAGAGAGTATAA
- the flhA gene encoding flagellar biosynthesis protein FlhA, translating into MIKNSFGKLFSQGEIALVVGVIGIFVVLIIPIPTIFLDLLITVNLSITLLLLLVTLHAKGPLDLSTFPSILLFLTLFRLSLNVASTRQILLHGYGGQVIASFGEFVVGGNIVIGMVVFLIIIVIQFIVITKGATRISEVAARFTLDAMPGKQMSIDADLNAGLITEDQARKRRELISREAEFHGAMDGASKFVSGDAIAGIIIVLINIVGGIVMGMRQGMPVSEALQHYTILTVGDGLVSQIPSFIIATASAVIITKTSSSENLGKDLKGQLFNQPNAVAFAAGILAVFSIIPGLPKMPFMILAGFFGMLFLVLRRSTRKLATEEVMEKDVKKDVQEAHSEESVEKLLHVDRMGIEVGYKLVPLVDPQKNGGILERINALRRQMARDMGMIVPPIRVRDNLQLESNQYVIKIRGQDVARGELFPDCYLAIDSGAITKSVEGTKTFDPAYGLPALWVFETVKEEAEASGYTIVDPVSVMITHLTEIIKNHAYEILCREDVQKLIENLKKESPAVVEELTPSVMPLGSVQEVLKNLLKEQVPIRDMATILETIADYVPATKDTELITEYVRQRLSRTICQRYQSGEGKIGVISFDPQLEQTIANSIHKTERGNLLALEPNMAQKLIDKLTEVVRDSLSSGYEVVLLTSSNVRSHIRRLIESALPHVAVLSYKEISSGVKIDSLGMVKL; encoded by the coding sequence ATGATTAAAAATTCTTTTGGTAAATTATTTTCACAAGGAGAGATTGCATTAGTCGTAGGGGTGATAGGCATATTTGTGGTGCTTATTATACCGATTCCAACAATTTTTCTTGATTTACTTATAACCGTAAATCTTTCAATTACCCTTTTACTGTTGTTGGTTACTCTCCATGCAAAAGGACCACTGGATTTATCGACGTTTCCTTCCATATTGTTATTTTTAACACTTTTTCGGTTGTCACTCAACGTGGCATCCACCAGGCAAATTTTATTACATGGGTATGGGGGACAAGTAATCGCATCGTTTGGTGAGTTTGTGGTAGGTGGAAATATTGTTATCGGAATGGTGGTCTTTTTAATTATTATTGTTATTCAATTTATCGTAATAACGAAAGGTGCTACGAGAATTTCTGAGGTGGCTGCCAGGTTTACCCTGGATGCAATGCCTGGAAAGCAAATGAGTATTGATGCGGACTTAAATGCCGGCCTTATTACAGAGGATCAAGCCCGCAAACGGAGGGAACTGATTTCCAGGGAGGCGGAATTCCATGGGGCTATGGATGGCGCCAGTAAATTTGTAAGTGGAGATGCCATTGCTGGCATTATCATCGTATTAATTAACATTGTGGGTGGAATTGTTATGGGCATGCGACAAGGGATGCCCGTATCGGAGGCATTGCAGCATTACACGATTTTAACGGTGGGTGACGGCCTTGTATCACAAATCCCGTCTTTCATTATAGCTACTGCTTCTGCCGTCATTATTACCAAAACATCTTCAAGCGAGAATCTGGGCAAGGATCTGAAGGGCCAGCTGTTTAATCAGCCGAATGCAGTGGCCTTTGCGGCGGGAATACTTGCGGTATTTAGTATAATTCCGGGCCTTCCTAAAATGCCTTTCATGATTCTTGCAGGGTTTTTCGGGATGCTATTTCTCGTTCTCAGGAGATCTACCAGGAAATTAGCGACGGAAGAAGTGATGGAAAAAGACGTTAAAAAGGATGTACAAGAGGCACATTCTGAAGAAAGTGTCGAAAAGCTGCTTCACGTAGATCGCATGGGGATAGAAGTGGGATATAAATTAGTCCCTCTTGTTGATCCGCAGAAGAATGGGGGTATCCTGGAAAGAATTAATGCGCTCAGAAGGCAAATGGCCAGAGATATGGGTATGATTGTACCCCCCATTCGGGTAAGAGATAATTTGCAATTAGAATCGAATCAATATGTTATTAAAATACGGGGACAGGATGTTGCAAGGGGGGAATTGTTTCCCGATTGCTATCTTGCTATTGATTCTGGAGCAATTACCAAATCGGTTGAAGGAACGAAAACATTCGATCCTGCTTATGGTTTACCTGCCCTGTGGGTCTTCGAAACAGTAAAGGAAGAGGCAGAGGCTTCAGGATATACGATCGTAGATCCTGTCTCGGTGATGATTACTCATCTCACAGAAATTATAAAGAATCATGCATATGAAATTCTGTGCCGTGAAGACGTGCAGAAACTTATTGAAAATTTGAAGAAGGAGTCACCAGCGGTTGTTGAGGAATTGACGCCAAGCGTAATGCCCCTTGGTAGTGTACAAGAGGTTCTGAAAAATTTATTAAAGGAACAAGTACCAATTCGTGATATGGCAACCATACTTGAAACGATTGCGGATTACGTTCCAGCGACAAAAGATACTGAATTAATAACAGAATATGTGAGACAAAGACTTTCCAGGACAATTTGCCAAAGATACCAGAGTGGGGAAGGTAAAATCGGGGTCATTTCCTTTGATCCTCAACTGGAGCAGACCATTGCCAATTCGATTCATAAGACAGAAAGGGGAAACTTATTGGCCTTGGAGCCGAATATGGCACAAAAGTTGATTGATAAATTAACAGAGGTAGTTAGAGATTCTCTATCATCCGGGTATGAGGTGGTTCTGCTCACATCATCTAATGTAAGAAGTCATATTCGCCGTCTCATTGAAAGTGCATTACCTCATGTAGCGGTATTGTCCTATAAGGAGATATCATCAGGTGTTAAGATTGATTCTCTAGGTATGGTCAAATTATAA
- a CDS encoding MinD/ParA family protein: MTAGFSKVRTIAVTSGKGGVGKTNIATNLAMIFRRYKKRVLLVDLDLGLANIDILLGFHAEYTLHDVIAGRKEMKDIIHHGPDGLMIVPASSGVEELTYLNEMQKDRLFKGFSGLDDEVDIVIVDTGAGISSNVLSFVLAANEILLVTTPEPTAITDAYAMIKVLSKKRKNLNIRLLVNQSCSKEEAEITVKKITSVTRRFLDVNIEYFGYLLRDPNVPIATRLQKSFVKEYPNTTATSCLSSIAASFLKKDDGTQALGIEGYFRRIADEKYVDTLSPNS; encoded by the coding sequence ATGACCGCGGGATTTTCTAAAGTAAGGACAATTGCAGTAACGAGCGGTAAAGGTGGGGTAGGGAAGACGAACATTGCTACAAATCTGGCGATGATTTTTCGAAGATACAAAAAAAGAGTTTTATTGGTAGATCTCGATTTAGGGCTTGCAAATATTGATATTTTACTGGGTTTTCACGCTGAGTACACGTTACATGATGTCATTGCTGGTCGCAAGGAAATGAAAGATATTATTCACCATGGTCCCGATGGATTAATGATTGTTCCTGCCAGTTCAGGTGTTGAGGAGCTTACTTATTTAAATGAGATGCAAAAAGATCGGCTTTTTAAAGGATTTAGTGGATTAGATGATGAAGTAGATATTGTTATTGTAGACACTGGTGCGGGGATATCGTCGAATGTATTGAGTTTTGTGCTTGCAGCGAATGAAATATTGTTGGTGACTACACCTGAGCCCACTGCGATAACGGATGCGTATGCTATGATAAAAGTTCTTTCTAAAAAGAGAAAGAATTTAAATATCAGGCTGCTGGTGAATCAATCATGCAGCAAGGAAGAGGCAGAGATAACTGTGAAAAAAATCACATCGGTAACGAGACGGTTTCTGGATGTAAATATAGAATATTTTGGATATTTATTGCGGGATCCGAACGTGCCCATTGCGACCAGGCTTCAAAAATCGTTTGTAAAAGAATATCCTAACACAACAGCAACCAGTTGTCTCAGTAGTATAGCAGCTTCATTTTTAAAAAAAGATGATGGAACACAGGCTTTGGGAATTGAGGGTTATTTTAGACGGATTGCTGATGAAAAATACGTGGATACTCTAAGCCCAAATTCCTGA
- a CDS encoding sigma-70 family RNA polymerase sigma factor, producing MSAINKNRTSYAGENMAKRDKLITDNLSLVKYVVGKIMVYLPSFVDKEDLVEYGILGLIEAAEKYDSKSNAKFGTYALSRIRGAILDHLRSQDWLPRSMRDKATLVRDVYMSLEQKLNRPPRSEEIASVLKMKPAEWDKLLTDISLGTFLSLEEFYQKSENAAEGNRRQEISDPKLHDPLGDLETKEERALLAKAISELPKKERLVITLYYYEDLMLREISELMGISESRISQLHHRALFLLRAKMSKITLNAC from the coding sequence ATGAGCGCGATAAATAAGAATCGGACGAGTTATGCAGGTGAAAATATGGCGAAGCGTGATAAATTAATTACTGACAACCTCTCCCTGGTTAAGTATGTAGTGGGCAAAATTATGGTGTATCTTCCTTCATTTGTGGACAAGGAGGACCTCGTAGAATATGGCATCCTCGGATTGATAGAGGCGGCGGAAAAATACGATTCTAAAAGTAATGCAAAGTTTGGCACATATGCCCTTTCTCGCATTCGTGGTGCAATTTTGGATCACTTGAGATCTCAGGATTGGTTACCACGTTCCATGCGCGATAAGGCAACATTGGTAAGAGATGTGTACATGTCGTTGGAACAGAAACTAAACAGACCGCCGCGTTCGGAAGAGATTGCATCAGTACTGAAAATGAAACCGGCAGAGTGGGATAAATTATTAACGGATATCAGTTTGGGTACGTTCCTTTCGCTGGAAGAATTTTATCAAAAATCAGAAAATGCTGCGGAGGGGAATAGACGTCAGGAAATCAGCGACCCTAAACTCCATGACCCGTTAGGCGATTTAGAGACAAAGGAAGAAAGAGCCTTGCTAGCAAAAGCCATTTCTGAGCTACCCAAAAAAGAAAGATTGGTGATTACTTTATATTATTACGAGGATCTCATGTTGAGGGAAATAAGCGAATTAATGGGCATCTCAGAATCGAGGATATCTCAGCTTCATCATCGCGCCTTATTCTTGCTTCGAGCCAAAATGAGCAAGATTACACTGAATGCGTGTTAA